Proteins from one Thaumasiovibrio subtropicus genomic window:
- a CDS encoding IscS subfamily cysteine desulfurase, translating to MKLPIYLDYSATCPVDPRVAEKMMQYMTMDGTFGNPASRSHRFGWQAEEAVDTARENIADLLNADPREIVFTSGATESDNLAIKGAAHFYSKKGKHVITCKTEHKAVLDPCRQLEREGFEVTYLEPESNGLIDLDKLRNAMREDTALVSIMHVNNEIGVIQDIAAIGELCRERKIVFHVDAAQSAGKIPLDTQSVKVDLVSLTSHKIYGPKGIGALYVRRKPRIRLEAQMHGGGHERGMRSGTLPTHQIVGMGEAFRLAKLEREKDYQHALALRDRLLDGIKDMEAVTINGDLDQRVPHNLNVSFAFVEGESLLMALKDLAVSSGSACTSASLEPSYVLRALGLDDELAHSSIRFSFGRFTTEADIDHAIGQIQQAVTKLREMSPLWDMYKEGIDLNTVEWAHH from the coding sequence ATGAAATTGCCAATTTATTTAGATTACTCAGCAACTTGTCCGGTGGACCCTCGCGTTGCTGAAAAAATGATGCAGTACATGACCATGGATGGCACATTCGGTAACCCTGCATCTCGCTCTCACCGTTTTGGTTGGCAAGCGGAAGAAGCGGTTGATACTGCACGTGAAAATATCGCCGATCTGCTGAATGCAGATCCTCGCGAGATCGTCTTCACTTCAGGTGCGACTGAATCTGACAACCTGGCAATTAAAGGTGCCGCGCACTTCTACAGCAAGAAAGGCAAGCACGTTATTACTTGTAAAACTGAGCACAAAGCTGTACTCGACCCATGTCGTCAGCTCGAGCGTGAAGGTTTTGAAGTGACTTATCTTGAGCCTGAATCAAACGGCTTGATCGATCTTGATAAACTGCGCAATGCGATGCGTGAAGACACGGCTCTAGTGTCTATTATGCACGTCAACAACGAAATTGGTGTCATTCAAGACATTGCTGCAATCGGCGAACTTTGCCGAGAGCGAAAGATCGTTTTCCATGTTGATGCAGCACAATCAGCAGGCAAAATCCCGCTAGACACACAATCAGTGAAAGTTGACCTTGTTTCTCTGACATCACACAAGATTTACGGTCCTAAAGGCATCGGTGCACTTTATGTTCGCCGTAAGCCGCGCATTCGCCTTGAAGCACAAATGCACGGTGGCGGTCATGAGCGTGGTATGCGTTCAGGTACACTGCCTACTCACCAAATTGTTGGGATGGGTGAAGCCTTCCGTTTAGCAAAATTAGAGCGTGAGAAAGATTATCAACATGCGTTGGCGTTACGTGATCGCCTCTTAGATGGCATCAAAGATATGGAAGCGGTCACCATCAATGGTGATCTTGATCAGCGTGTACCGCATAACCTAAATGTAAGCTTCGCGTTTGTTGAAGGCGAGTCATTGCTGATGGCGCTGAAAGACCTTGCGGTTTCTTCAGGTTCAGCCTGTACATCTGCAAGCCTAGAGCCATCTTATGTACTACGTGCACTAGGTTTGGACGACGAGTTGGCACACAGCTCAATTCGTTTCTCGTTTGGTCGATTCACGACGGAAGCAGATATCGACCACGCGATTGGCCAAATCCAACAAGCGGTTACCAAGCTACGCGAAATGTCGCCGCTTTGGGATATGTACAAAGAAGGTATCGATTTGAATACCGTTGAGTGGGCTCACCACTAA
- the hscA gene encoding Fe-S protein assembly chaperone HscA, producing MALLQIAEPGQSAAPHQHKLAVGIDLGTTNSLVAAVRSGQPTTLNDEQGRAILPSVVHYGQEAVDVGYDARDNAVQDPVNTISSAKRLLGRALEDIQQRYPSLPYQFSASASGLPVLNTAQGAVNPIQVSSEILKTLASRAQANLGGELDGVVITVPAYFDDAQRAGTKDAAALAGLNVLRLLNEPTAAAIAYGLDSGQEGVIAVYDLGGGTFDISILRLSKGVFEVLATGGDSALGGDDFDHLIADWIKQASSTQQSGAVFERAVLDAAIAAKIALTDNESAEISVDDIALTLTREQFNDLIRPLVKKSLLACRRALKDAGVSKEDVLDTVMVGGSTRVPLVREMSAEFFGKTPLTSIDPDKVVAIGAAVQADILVGNKPDSDMLLLDVIPLSLGIETMGGMIEKIIPRNTTIPVAKAQEFTTFKDGQTAMMVHVVQGEREMVSDCRSLARFTLKGIPPMAAGAAHIRVTYQVDADGLLSVTAMEKSTKVQSSIEVKPSYGLSDNEIATMIKDSMAFAQEDKDARALAEQQVEADRVLEGLIVALQQDGDTLLSKEERELLEASMMALVNARNGNDVRAIEAAIKATDQASQEFASRRMDNSIRQALAGHSIDEV from the coding sequence ATGGCTTTGTTACAGATTGCTGAACCGGGGCAGAGCGCTGCGCCGCATCAGCACAAACTCGCTGTGGGTATCGACCTAGGTACCACCAATTCTCTTGTTGCTGCCGTTCGCAGCGGACAACCAACGACCCTGAATGATGAGCAAGGACGTGCAATTCTTCCTTCGGTTGTTCACTATGGCCAAGAGGCTGTGGATGTCGGTTATGATGCGCGTGACAACGCAGTACAAGACCCGGTTAATACGATCAGTTCTGCAAAGCGTTTGTTAGGTCGTGCATTGGAAGATATCCAGCAACGCTACCCATCGCTTCCCTATCAGTTCAGTGCTTCAGCATCGGGACTTCCTGTTCTCAATACGGCGCAAGGTGCCGTTAACCCTATTCAAGTGTCTTCTGAGATTCTAAAGACACTCGCTTCACGAGCTCAAGCAAACCTTGGCGGCGAGCTAGATGGTGTGGTTATCACCGTGCCGGCCTATTTTGATGATGCACAGCGTGCAGGCACCAAAGATGCGGCTGCGCTTGCTGGCCTAAATGTTCTTCGCTTGCTGAATGAACCGACAGCGGCGGCAATTGCCTACGGGCTAGACAGCGGCCAAGAAGGGGTAATTGCGGTCTACGATTTGGGTGGTGGTACTTTTGATATCTCTATCCTGCGTTTATCGAAAGGTGTCTTTGAAGTCTTAGCGACTGGTGGTGACTCCGCGCTGGGTGGTGATGATTTTGATCACCTCATTGCCGATTGGATCAAGCAAGCATCGTCGACTCAACAGTCTGGGGCTGTGTTTGAGCGAGCTGTGCTCGATGCGGCAATCGCAGCTAAAATTGCATTGACTGATAATGAATCGGCTGAGATCAGCGTTGATGATATCGCATTAACGCTCACCCGCGAGCAGTTCAATGATCTTATTCGCCCGTTAGTGAAAAAGAGCCTGCTGGCTTGCCGCCGAGCATTGAAAGATGCGGGTGTCAGCAAAGAGGATGTGCTTGATACTGTCATGGTTGGCGGGTCGACACGTGTTCCTCTGGTGCGTGAAATGTCTGCAGAGTTCTTTGGGAAAACCCCGCTAACCTCGATCGACCCAGATAAAGTCGTGGCAATTGGCGCAGCGGTTCAGGCTGACATATTGGTTGGTAACAAGCCTGACTCTGACATGCTGCTTCTCGATGTGATTCCGCTGTCTCTGGGCATCGAAACCATGGGTGGCATGATTGAGAAGATCATTCCGCGAAATACGACAATCCCTGTCGCGAAAGCCCAAGAATTTACCACGTTTAAAGATGGACAAACGGCAATGATGGTCCACGTGGTGCAAGGTGAACGTGAAATGGTCAGTGATTGCCGTTCATTGGCTCGATTTACGCTAAAAGGTATTCCGCCAATGGCAGCAGGGGCTGCACACATTCGTGTGACTTATCAGGTGGATGCAGATGGCTTGTTGTCTGTCACGGCAATGGAAAAAAGCACCAAGGTGCAATCGTCAATTGAAGTCAAACCATCGTATGGCTTAAGCGACAATGAAATTGCCACCATGATTAAAGACTCAATGGCATTTGCCCAAGAAGATAAAGATGCGCGTGCACTCGCTGAACAACAAGTTGAAGCGGATCGCGTATTGGAAGGCCTGATTGTTGCTTTGCAGCAAGATGGCGACACTTTGCTATCCAAAGAAGAGCGCGAGTTACTTGAAGCGTCAATGATGGCACTAGTGAATGCAAGAAATGGAAACGATGTACGCGCAATTGAAGCAGCTATCAAAGCTACTGATCAAGCTAGTCAAGAGTTTGCGTCGCGCCGTATGGACAACTCGATTCGTCAGGCATTGGCGGGTCATTCGATAGACGAGGTTTAA
- the hscB gene encoding co-chaperone HscB: MNHFELFGLPCDFNVDGNLLSERFRELQRQFHPDKFATASERDRLMAVQKAAEINDAFQTLKLALPRAEYLLLLQGIELRAEQQTMQDPEFLMAQMELREELEDIPASADPDTALAEFDDHVQALYRQQEKHFVELYHQGNWEEAADVVRRLKFVVKLQEEVERLEDTLLG, encoded by the coding sequence ATGAATCATTTTGAACTATTTGGATTGCCGTGTGACTTTAATGTCGACGGCAATCTTCTTTCTGAGCGCTTTCGCGAACTTCAACGTCAATTCCACCCGGATAAATTTGCTACAGCTTCAGAGCGTGATCGCTTGATGGCAGTGCAAAAAGCGGCGGAAATCAACGACGCTTTCCAAACGTTAAAATTAGCGCTACCTCGCGCTGAATATCTCTTGTTATTGCAAGGCATCGAACTACGCGCTGAGCAACAAACCATGCAAGATCCTGAATTTCTGATGGCACAAATGGAACTGCGTGAAGAGTTGGAAGACATTCCGGCTAGCGCTGATCCTGATACTGCGTTGGCTGAGTTTGATGATCATGTGCAAGCGCTTTATCGCCAGCAAGAGAAGCATTTTGTTGAACTCTATCACCAAGGCAATTGGGAAGAGGCAGCAGATGTGGTGCGCCGTTTGAAGTTTGTTGTTAAGCTCCAAGAAGAAGTAGAACGATTAGAAGACACCCTGCTTGGCTAA
- the iscX gene encoding Fe-S cluster assembly protein IscX, with translation MGLKWVDSREIAIELMDAYPDVDPKTVRFTDLKDWILALEAFDDDPKHCGEKVLEAVILMWMDEWD, from the coding sequence ATGGGACTAAAATGGGTTGATTCTCGCGAAATTGCGATTGAATTGATGGATGCCTATCCAGACGTAGACCCTAAGACAGTGCGTTTTACTGACCTTAAGGATTGGATATTGGCGCTTGAAGCGTTTGATGACGATCCTAAACATTGTGGTGAGAAAGTGCTCGAAGCTGTGATCTTAATGTGGATGGATGAGTGGGATTAA
- the suhB gene encoding inositol-1-monophosphatase produces the protein MHPMLNIAIRAARKAGNHIAKSLEKTDSIHVSSKGLNDLVTNIDKEAEAIIIETIKASYPDHCFAGEELGLAEGRDKECQWIIDPLDGTANFVRGLPHYAVSIALKMRGRMEVACVYDPMRNELFTATRGQGAQLNSQRIRASQPRDLTGTIIATGFPFKAKQHSESYINILGSVFADCADVRRAGSAALDLCYVAAGRVDGFFEFGLKPWDIAAGDLIAREAGAIVTDFSGNTNYLASGNIVCGNARVVKPLLSKIRAHGNEGMLK, from the coding sequence ATGCATCCGATGCTAAACATCGCCATTCGCGCTGCGCGAAAGGCTGGCAACCATATTGCAAAGTCACTAGAAAAGACTGATTCAATCCACGTCTCATCTAAAGGTCTAAATGATCTGGTGACGAATATCGATAAAGAAGCAGAAGCTATCATTATTGAAACTATTAAAGCGTCATACCCTGATCACTGCTTTGCTGGTGAAGAGCTAGGGTTGGCTGAAGGCCGTGATAAAGAGTGTCAATGGATTATCGACCCACTGGATGGTACCGCTAACTTCGTTCGTGGCTTACCTCACTACGCTGTTTCTATCGCGCTTAAGATGCGCGGCCGTATGGAAGTCGCCTGTGTATATGACCCAATGCGTAACGAACTCTTCACTGCAACACGCGGCCAAGGCGCTCAGCTTAATAGCCAACGCATCCGCGCGTCTCAGCCACGTGATCTCACTGGCACTATCATAGCAACAGGCTTCCCATTCAAAGCCAAGCAACATTCAGAAAGCTACATAAACATTCTAGGTAGCGTATTCGCTGACTGCGCAGATGTACGTCGTGCAGGCTCAGCAGCCCTTGACCTATGCTACGTAGCCGCAGGCCGTGTTGATGGTTTCTTTGAGTTTGGCCTAAAGCCTTGGGACATCGCAGCGGGTGATCTCATTGCACGTGAAGCTGGTGCGATTGTTACTGACTTCTCTGGTAACACAAACTACCTCGCCTCAGGCAACATTGTGTGTGGTAACGCACGCGTCGTTAAGCCGCTGCTCAGCAAGATTCGAGCACACGGCAACGAAGGTATGCTTAAGTAA
- the iscU gene encoding Fe-S cluster assembly scaffold IscU: MAYSEKVIDHYENPRNVGAFDKNDPNVGSGMVGAPACGDVMKLQIKVSDEGIIEDAKFKTYGCGSAIASSSLVTEWVKGKTLDEAAAIKNAEIAEELALPPVKVHCSILAEDAIKAAVTDYKKKHQ, encoded by the coding sequence ATGGCATACAGCGAAAAAGTCATTGATCATTACGAAAACCCACGTAACGTAGGTGCCTTCGATAAGAACGATCCTAATGTCGGTAGCGGCATGGTCGGCGCCCCTGCGTGTGGCGATGTAATGAAATTGCAGATTAAAGTCAGCGATGAAGGTATCATTGAGGACGCAAAGTTTAAAACGTACGGTTGCGGTAGTGCTATCGCTTCGAGTTCGTTAGTCACTGAGTGGGTAAAAGGCAAAACACTTGACGAAGCAGCAGCGATTAAGAACGCTGAAATTGCTGAAGAGTTAGCACTTCCACCAGTAAAAGTTCACTGCTCTATTCTTGCTGAAGATGCGATTAAAGCTGCGGTAACTGACTACAAAAAGAAACATCAATAA
- a CDS encoding GGDEF domain-containing protein encodes MKHSYKQLLKRTLVIDLIVVFAINVLLLTVFIRVEFLEWFYDVSRKYEDWELDEVFSILMSLGISLIYFAVRRWRESQKVVDTLQHYLSHDYLTDLFNRRYFDEKLRKRARVFPVGVILLDLDNFKLINDQHGHQTGDDVLKRVARTIEPLLIGRELAARWGGEEFCILTTLEEPSRTEQLAEEVRIALINDRMLSRFHVSASIGFGTFTQGTDPDDIFRQVDHALYSAKNAGKNCTKKAS; translated from the coding sequence TTGAAGCACTCTTATAAACAGCTCCTCAAGCGCACTCTTGTTATCGATTTGATTGTGGTCTTCGCAATCAATGTACTCCTGTTGACCGTGTTTATTCGGGTCGAGTTTCTGGAGTGGTTTTATGACGTTTCGCGCAAATACGAAGACTGGGAGCTAGATGAAGTGTTTTCCATTCTTATGAGTCTTGGAATCAGCCTTATTTACTTTGCGGTAAGACGCTGGCGAGAAAGTCAAAAAGTAGTAGATACACTGCAACACTACCTCAGCCACGATTACCTCACCGATCTGTTTAATCGACGTTACTTTGATGAAAAACTCCGAAAGCGTGCTCGTGTTTTTCCGGTTGGGGTTATTTTGCTCGACCTCGACAATTTTAAACTCATCAACGATCAACATGGTCACCAGACAGGCGATGACGTACTTAAGCGTGTTGCACGTACTATCGAACCCCTATTAATTGGCCGAGAGTTAGCAGCCCGTTGGGGCGGAGAAGAGTTCTGTATCTTAACGACGTTAGAAGAGCCTAGCCGCACAGAGCAGTTGGCTGAAGAGGTCAGAATCGCACTCATCAATGACAGAATGCTATCTCGCTTTCATGTCTCAGCGAGTATCGGCTTCGGCACTTTTACCCAGGGCACCGATCCTGATGACATCTTCCGTCAAGTTGATCACGCGCTGTACAGTGCGAAAAATGCAGGTAAGAACTGCACGAAAAAAGCGAGTTAA
- the trmJ gene encoding tRNA (cytosine(32)/uridine(32)-2'-O)-methyltransferase TrmJ, with product MLDNVRIILVGTSHSGNIGSAARAMKVMGLSNLVLVAPECSVDGQTIALAAGASDIANNARVVETLDDAIADCSLVVASSARSRTLQWPQLEMREFGEKIVAEGEESKVAIVFGRERTGLTNEELQKCHFHVCIPANPEYSSLNLAMAVQTLSYEVRMAFLASQAYEGESAHEPYPLNADLERFYEHLEKVLHDSQFINKQHQGQVMNKLRRMFNRARPESHELNILRGMLSSIEKTFAGLKR from the coding sequence ATGTTAGACAATGTACGTATCATTTTAGTTGGTACCTCTCATTCAGGAAATATTGGCTCTGCTGCGCGAGCAATGAAGGTGATGGGGCTGAGTAATCTGGTATTAGTTGCACCTGAATGTAGCGTTGATGGCCAGACGATCGCGTTAGCGGCAGGTGCGAGCGATATTGCCAATAATGCTCGTGTTGTTGAGACGCTCGATGATGCTATTGCCGATTGTTCTCTTGTTGTGGCGTCAAGTGCGCGTTCACGTACTCTACAGTGGCCGCAGCTAGAGATGCGTGAATTTGGAGAGAAGATTGTCGCCGAAGGTGAAGAAAGCAAAGTGGCAATTGTTTTTGGTCGCGAGCGCACTGGCCTAACAAATGAAGAACTTCAGAAATGTCATTTTCACGTTTGCATTCCTGCAAATCCAGAATACAGCTCTTTGAATCTGGCAATGGCAGTGCAGACATTGAGCTACGAAGTCAGAATGGCATTTTTGGCTTCACAGGCTTATGAAGGTGAGTCTGCCCACGAACCCTACCCATTGAATGCTGACTTAGAACGTTTTTATGAACACCTTGAAAAAGTGTTACATGATTCCCAATTTATCAATAAGCAGCACCAAGGTCAGGTGATGAACAAATTGCGTCGTATGTTCAATCGCGCAAGACCTGAATCTCATGAGCTAAATATCCTGCGAGGGATGCTTTCTTCGATAGAAAAAACCTTTGCAGGCCTTAAGCGTTAA
- the iscA gene encoding iron-sulfur cluster assembly protein IscA: MAVTVTEAAAQRVANFLENRGKGLGLRLGVRTSGCSGMAYVLEFVDELQEGDEVFEYFDIKVIVDAKSLIYLEGTELDFTKEGLNEGFKFNNPNVSSECGCGESFHV; encoded by the coding sequence ATGGCCGTAACAGTAACAGAAGCCGCTGCACAGCGTGTTGCTAACTTTCTAGAGAATCGAGGCAAAGGACTGGGATTACGATTAGGTGTCCGAACGTCTGGCTGTTCTGGAATGGCCTATGTACTCGAGTTCGTTGATGAACTGCAAGAAGGCGATGAAGTTTTTGAGTATTTTGATATCAAAGTCATCGTTGATGCGAAAAGCTTAATCTATCTCGAAGGCACGGAGCTAGACTTCACCAAAGAAGGATTGAATGAAGGCTTTAAGTTCAACAACCCTAACGTTAGCAGTGAGTGTGGTTGTGGTGAGAGTTTCCACGTTTAA
- the iscR gene encoding Fe-S cluster assembly transcriptional regulator IscR, which produces MRLTSKGRYAVTAMLDVALHSQEGPVPLAEISERQGISLSYLEQLFSRLRKAGLVASVRGPGGGYRLGDEADNIAVGTVIAAVDESVDATKCQGKADCQGGTRCLTHALWRDLSSRISGFLDNITLGELMKNNEVQEVADRQDNTLEASLLRNSFGQSTTPMSQLTANARS; this is translated from the coding sequence ATGAGGTTGACTTCTAAAGGAAGATACGCAGTCACCGCTATGCTCGATGTGGCGCTGCACTCTCAAGAAGGCCCTGTGCCACTGGCCGAGATTTCTGAACGACAAGGTATTTCGTTGTCTTATCTCGAGCAATTGTTTTCGCGTCTACGTAAAGCTGGCCTAGTGGCGAGTGTACGTGGTCCGGGCGGCGGATATCGACTGGGTGATGAAGCTGATAACATCGCTGTCGGAACGGTCATCGCCGCTGTTGATGAATCTGTTGACGCAACAAAGTGTCAAGGTAAAGCGGATTGCCAAGGCGGCACTCGCTGCCTCACCCATGCGCTATGGCGTGATTTGAGTAGCCGTATCAGTGGTTTTCTCGACAATATCACGTTGGGTGAACTTATGAAAAATAACGAAGTACAGGAAGTGGCCGATCGTCAGGACAATACCCTGGAAGCTAGCTTGCTGAGAAACAGCTTCGGACAAAGCACTACCCCAATGAGCCAATTGACCGCTAACGCGCGTTCGTAG
- the fdx gene encoding ISC system 2Fe-2S type ferredoxin, whose protein sequence is MPKIVVLPHEDLCPEGAVLEANEGDMVLDVALRAGISIEHACEKSCACTTCHCIVREGFDSLEESDELEDDMLDKAWGLEPESRLSCQIHVADEDLVIEIPKYTLNHAAENH, encoded by the coding sequence ATGCCAAAAATAGTCGTACTTCCTCATGAAGATCTCTGTCCTGAAGGGGCGGTTTTAGAAGCCAATGAAGGCGATATGGTTCTCGATGTCGCGCTGCGTGCTGGCATTTCGATTGAGCATGCGTGTGAAAAGTCATGTGCGTGTACTACTTGCCACTGTATTGTGCGCGAAGGATTTGATTCGCTAGAAGAGAGTGATGAGCTGGAAGATGACATGCTTGATAAAGCATGGGGCTTAGAGCCAGAGTCACGCTTGAGTTGCCAGATTCATGTTGCTGATGAAGACTTAGTGATTGAGATCCCGAAATACACGCTCAATCATGCGGCGGAAAATCACTAA